A window of Mangifera indica cultivar Alphonso chromosome 13, CATAS_Mindica_2.1, whole genome shotgun sequence contains these coding sequences:
- the LOC123193950 gene encoding protein EARLY FLOWERING 3-like translates to MKRGKDDDKIMDPMFPRLHVNDADKGGPRAPPRNKMALYEQFSIPTQRFSHAACPLSSNNGNLVTPGFSSQGSGRERNMLFPPPVQPSTPTHQAEKLHGCQPAGATLNTRLAQLEEKKKIGNDDDFAVPVFAHPEIDQCHSKTQSGIHRGKISPVSPTYPGHLTNLQNIFDKDAKRSSSLVSNPRHETRHQGEENPNICTSISNHSVKSFANESARDRVDGFAKVASALPSQEYVDLPGSDLSRLNSSNALLQHESRAGLQQNDRGHCDDDESGRDAEKEIVPQTRSGAHTREEHGSPNEPVIDNDYNGTNTCGSPQFRNGDKSDDVSDTSMVDGISGLDITPDDVVGIIGQKDFWKARKAIVNQQRVFAVQVFELHRLIKVQQLIAGSPHILLEDSAYLGKPSLNASPAKKLLPEYVVKPLPHVKCRDDSEKPNHKMECSAENAVGKTSLSSVKNVSQPSNYGPYLANPPSAPMAADSRMGPWCFHHSPVHQWLIPVMSPSEGLIYKPCPGHGFMGAVCGTGCGPFGSTPLSGNFMNPALGMPSLHPHQGIGAIPGAHPVGHSYFPPYGMPIMNPSISGSATEQKNQFAGPGPHGQLSGGGANFNMQHKSSSNVPAQKSGAIPQVMQFQASKDTELQGSTASSPGERIQSEGTGPAVEGRDSLPLFNKAPVIQEGVPQPHDTDQPTKVIKVVPHNPRSATESAARIFQSIQEERKQYDSI, encoded by the exons ATGAAGAGAGGGAAAGATGATGATAAGATCATGGATCCAATGTTCCCTAGACTTCATGTTAATGATGCTGATAAAGGAGGTCCTAGAGCACCGCCCAGGAACAAGATGGCTCTTTATGAGCAGTTTAGTATTCCCACCCAGAGGTTTAGTCATGCTGCTTGCCCTCTGTCTTCTAACAATGGTAACTTGGTTACTCCGGGTTTCTCAAGCCAG GGGAGTGGTCGTGAAAGAAATATGCTTTTCCCTCCTCCTGTGCAACCTTCAACACCCACTCATCAAGCTGAGAAGTTACATGGATGTCAGCCTGCTGGAGCAACTTTGAACACTCGTTTAGCACAGCTTgaggaaaaaaagaagataggaaatgatgatgattttgcaGTTCCTGTATTTGCTCACCCCGAAATAGATCAATGCCATAGTAAAACCCAAAGTGGCATTCACAGGGGAAAAATCTCTCCTGTGAGCCCAACTTATCCTGGTCACTTAACGAATttgcaaaatatttttgataaggATGCAAAAAGAAGTAGTTCCTTGGTTTCTAATCCTAGACATGAGACTAGACACCAAGGTGAAGAGAACCCCAACATTTGCACCTCGATTAGCAACCATTCAGTAAAATCTTTTGCAAATGAATCAGCCAGAGATAGAGTTGATGGATTTGCAAAGGTAGCTAGTGCATTACCAAGTCAAGAGTATGTAGATCTCCCTGGATCTGATCTTAGCAGATTAAACAGCAGTAATGCTTTGTTACAACATGAATCTAGAGCTGGGTTGCAACAAAATGACCGTGGACATTGTGATGATGATGAATCTGGGAGGGATGCTGAGAAGGAAATTGTTCCCCAGACAAGAAGTGGTGCACATACAAGGGAAGAGCATGGCAGTCCTAACGAGCCTGTTATTGACAATGACTATAATGGAACCAATACATGTGGGTCACCACAGTTTAGAAATGGAGACAAAAGCGATGATGTCTCGGACACCTCCATGGTGGATGGTATATCGGGCTTGGATATCACTCCTGATGATGTTGTGGGAATAATAGGTCAAAAAGATTTCTGGAAAGCTAGAAAAGCAATCGTCAA TCAACAAAGAGTGTTTGCGGTTCAAGTATTTGAGTTACATAGACTGATTAAG GTCCAACAACTGATTGCTGGATCACCACACATATTGCTTGAGGACAGTGCCTATCTTGGCAAACCTTCTTTGAATGCTTCTCCAGCAAAGAAGCTTCTGCCAGAGTATGTTGTAAAACCACTACCTCACGTCAAATGTAGAGATGATTCTGAGAAGCCTAATCATAAGATGGAATGCTCTGCGGAAAATGCAGTTGGGAAGACATCTCTTTCTTCTGTGAAAAATGTTAGTCAGCCTTCAAATTATGGGCCTTACCTTGCAAACCCACCATCAGCACCCATGGCTGCTGATTCCAGAATGGGCCCATGGTGTTTTCATCATTCACCTGTGCATCAGTGGTTAATTCCAGTCATGTCCCCTTCTGAAGGGCTTATATACAAACCATGTCCTGGTCATGGATTTATGGGAGCAGTTTGTGGGACAGGTTGCGGGCCTTTTGGGTCAACTCCCCTGTCTGGTAACTTTATGAATCCAGCCCTTGGAATGCCATCTCTTCATCCTCATCAAGGGATTGGTGCTATACCGGGTGCTCATCCAGTTGGTCATAGTTACTTCCCTCCATATGGCATGCCAATAATGAACCCATCTATCTCAGGTTCAGCAACTGAACAAAAGAACCAGTTTGCTGGACCTGGTCCACATGGTCAGTTATCTGGAGGGGGAGCTAACTTCAACATGCAGCACAAAAGCTCAAGTAATGTTCCAGCCCAGAAGAGTGGAGCTATTCCACAAGTAATGCAGTTTCAGGCATCTAAAGACACAGAGCTACAAGGAAGTACAGCTAGTAGTCCAGGTGAGAGAATACAAAGTGAAGGGACAGGTCCAGCTGTTGAAGGAAGAGATTCACTTCCACTTTTCAATAAGGCTCCAGTCATCCAAGAGGGAGTCCCACAGCCTCATGATACAGACCAGCCAACCAAAGTGATCAAAGTCGTGCCTCACAATCCTAGATCAGCTACTGAGTCTGCAGCTCGAATTTTTCAGTCTATTCAAGAAGAGAGGAAGCAGTATGACTCAATTTAG
- the LOC123193901 gene encoding zinc finger CCCH domain-containing protein 23-like, producing the protein MMIGEVPTRPNPTIQVPAWDPYEDPAAILSPSYHCISPSVNFNGNAAGLDSLMAFHRYLPSNEFISTKESDSLSDDLDLPVDAYSCDFFRIYEFKVRRCARGRSHDWTECPYAHPGEKARRRDPRKYHYSGTACPDYRKGGCQKGDSCEFSHGVFECWLHPARYRTQPCKDGPACRRRVCFFAHTPEQLRVFAQQSPKGNANVSSDSDYASPIRRRFDFDSYGGGSFVSSPTSSLTSPPVSPLSDSPPTSPSCDINSTNEIVASMRGLQIGKVKMGKASAWGLQTGAGYLSPRGSMLKPGYFSLPSTPTQTRVRSGPNQFDIWEEEPTMERVESGRDLRAKIYAKLSKDNSLDRVDSASPGPDVGWISELVK; encoded by the coding sequence ATGATGATCGGCGAAGTCCCCACTAGACCAAATCCCACCATACAAGTTCCGGCTTGGGACCCATATGAAGATCCGGCGGCTATCCTGTCCCCTTCCTACCACTGTATCAGCCCTTCTGTTAACTTCAACGGCAATGCTGCTGGTCTCGATTCTTTGATGGCTTTCCACCGCTACCTGCCGTCAAACGAGTTCATTTCAACGAAGGAGTCCGACTCACTGAGTGATGACTTGGACTTGCCGGTCGATGCATATTCTTGCGATTTCTTTCGCATATATGAATTCAAAGTACGGAGGTGCGCACGTGGCAGGTCACATGACTGGACCGAGTGCCCTTACGCTCATCCGGGAGAGAAGGCTCGGAGACGTGACCCGAGAAAGTACCACTATTCGGGTACAGCCTGCCCCGACTATCGCAAGGGCGGGTGCCAAAAAGGCGACTCTTGCGAGTTCTCACACGGTGTCTTCGAGTGCTGGCTTCACCCAGCTAGGTATCGGACTCAACCATGCAAGGACGGCCCCGCTTGTCGCCGCCGGGTTTGCTTCTTTGCTCATACACCTGAACAGCTACGCGTTTTTGCACAGCAGAGCCCCAAGGGAAATGCAAATGTGTCAAGTGATTCTGATTATGCGTCTCCTATACGGCGTCGGTTTGATTTTGACTCATACGGTGGCGGGTCGTTTGTTTCCTCACCGACTTCTAGTTTAACCTCTCCTCCTGTGTCTCCACTATCTGACTCGCCTCCAACCTCCCCGAGTTGTGATATTAACTCAACGAATGAAATCGTGGCTTCCATGCGAGGCTTGCAGATTGGGAAGGTGAAAATGGGTAAAGCTTCTGCGTGGGGTTTACAGACGGGTGCTGGGTACTTGTCGCCCCGCGGTTCGATGCTGAAACCCGGTTATTTTAGCCTTCCTTCAACTCCGACCCAGACCCGGGTTCGTTCCGGACCTAATCAATTCGATATCTGGGAAGAAGAACCAACAATGGAGAGGGTCGAGTCTGGAAGAGACTTACGGGCCAAAATCTATGCTAAACTGAGCAAGGACAATTCTCTTGACCGAGTTGACTCGGCCTCGCCAGGTCCTGATGTTGGGTGGATTTCGGAACTGGTGAAGTGA
- the LOC123194368 gene encoding transcription factor RAX2-like, with the protein MGRAPCCDKANVKRGPWSPEEDATLKSYVENHGTGGNWIAFPQKAGLKRCGKSCRLRWLNYLRPDIKHGNFTADEDQIICTLYSQMGSRWSIIASHLPGRTDNDVKNYWNTKLKKKILAGKIGLIEDKTNKFPTSNPSTFLDSTPSLSSAAKSEPYDTQFSASQSQFSSSLLPILADNGYGLSVNTQAISLDPNQHQFPLSELGGTNLKNSPIVTSSQEGSSVSESNNSLAMDNGGFVDFSFGVPHEFVGNGFWFQEKTGDDHHYHQAPFSWYPNLDDSSYADIKPQGLNQSVINQY; encoded by the exons ATGGGAAGAGCTCCATGCTGTGACAAAGCAAACGTGAAGAGAGGGCCATGGTCTCCTGAAGAAGACGCTACTCTGAAAAGCTATGTTGAGAATCATGGCACTGGTGGTAACTGGATTGCTTTCCCTCAGAAAGCAG GCCTTAAACGATGTGGCAAGAGTTGCCGTTTACGGTGGCTGAATTACCTGAGGCCTGACATCAAACATGGGAATTTTACTGCAGATGAAGATCAAATTATATGCACTCTTTATAGTCAAATGGGAAGCAG GTGGTCGATCATAGCTTCTCACCTGCCTGGAAGAACAGACAATGATGTGAAAAATTATTGGAACACCAAGCTAAAGAAAAAGATACTTGCAGGAAAAATAGGCCTCATCGAAGACAAGACTAACAAGTTCCCAACTAGCAATCCATCTACTTTTCTTGACTCAACACCTTCACTGTCATCCGCTGCAAAATCTGAACCCTATGATACCCAATTTTCAGCTTCACAAAGTCAGTTTTCTTCATCACTATTACCAATTTTAGCTGATAATGGCTATGGACTTTCTGTCAACACACAAGCCATAAGTTTAGACCCAAATCAACATCAGTTTCCTCTCTCAGAGTTGGGTGGCACAAACTTAAAGAACAGTCCCATTGTTACATCCTCTCAAGAGGGTTCAAGTGTTTCAGAATCAAATAACTCCCTTGCCATGGACAACGGAGGTTTTGTGGATTTCAGCTTTGGAGTTCCTCATGAGTTTGTGGGCAATGGGTTTTGGTTTCAAGAGAAAACTGGTGAtgatcatcattatcatcaagCACCCTTCAGTTGGTATCCAAATCTAGATGATTCTTCATATGCTGACATTAAGCCACAAGGATTGAATCAAAGTGTTATTAACCAATATTGA
- the LOC123193951 gene encoding uncharacterized protein LOC123193951: MQSEDGDIIDCIDIYKQPAFAHPALRDHKIQMAPSYEPTAEPMAATRPVRGKTLRNRYDRSSMTLASQIWKKNGTCPEGTVPVRRIQNGLLEANSPEAYRRYKSIHPTKQLQDDENPNTQLPNRSKAMLLTLGNIYSGAKADIKVWDPFVESDDEFSTSRVSLQSGPYYDFESIESGWAVNPRVYGDKKTRLYVYWTVDGSKKTGCFDLTCPGFVQTSNEIALGASIYPISVVDGLPYQITIYIFKDPNTSNWWVQYGEKINVGYWPHGLFTLIKSGAESVEWGGEVYSLKLGRSPHTATEMGNGRYADPIFGNSGYIKRMRILDNSHILKFPEWVSTYADEYNCYDVYYISDYVEDPELYFGGPGRSYRCP; encoded by the exons ATGCAGAGTGAAGACGGGGATATTATTGATTGCATTGACATTTACAAGCAGCCAGCATTTGCTCATCCTGCTTTACGGGATCATAAAATCCAg ATGGCTCCCAGTTATGAACCAACGGCAGAGCCAATGGCGGCAACAAGACCGGTAAGGGGCAAAACGTTAAGGAATAGATATGATCGATCTTCCATGACTCTGGCATCACAAATATGGAAGAAAAATGGAACTTGCCCTGAAGGAACTGTGCCAGTTCGAAGAATTCAGAATGGACTGCTTGAAGCTAATTCTCCTGAAGCTTATAGAAGGTATAAGTCAATTCATCCAACTAAGCAGCTTCAGGACGATGAGAATCCTAACACTCAACTGCCAAATCGCTCG AAGGCAATGCTGCTTACACTAGGGAATATTTATTCTGGAGCTAAAGCAGACATCAAAGTTTGGGACCCTTTTGTTGAATCTGACGATGAGTTCAGTACTTCCAGAGTTAGTCTCCAAAGCGGTCCTTACTACGATTTTGAAAGCATTGAATCTGGATGGGCA GTAAATCCCAGAGTTTACGGGGATAAGAAGACTCGACTGTATGTATATTGGACC GTTGATGGATCAAAAAAAACAGGGTGCTTTGATCTTACCTGCCCTGGTTTTGTTCAAACTAGCAACGAAATTGCGCTTGGTGCATCTATTTATCCTATCTCAGTAGTTGACGGCCTTCCTTACCAGATaactatatacatatttaag GATCCTAATACGAGCAATTGGTGGGTGCAGTATGGAGAAAAAATCAATGTGGGATATTGGCCTCATGGCTTATTTACTTTGATTAAAAGTGGTGCAGAGAGTGTTGAATGGGGAGGTGAAGTATACAGCTTAAAGTTGGGGCGATCTCCCCACACTGCAACAGAAATGGGAAATGGACGATATGCAGACCCAATTTTCGGCAATTCAGGTTACATAAAGAGGATGAGGATTCTTGATAATTCTCATATCTTGAAGTTCCCTGAATGGGTATCTACTTATGCAGATGAGTACAACTGCTATGATGTTTACTATATTTCAGATTATGTTGAGGATCCTGAATTGTATTTTGGAGGACCTGGAAGAAGTTACAGGTGCCCTTGA
- the LOC123193953 gene encoding clathrin interactor EPSIN 1 isoform X2: MDFMKVIDQTVREIKREVNLKVLKVPEIEQKVLDATDNEPWGPHGTALAEIAQATKKFSECQLVMNVLWTRLGETGKDWRYVYKALAVIEYLVSHGSERAVDDIIEHTFQISSLSSFEYVEPSGKDMGINVRKKAENIVALLNNKDKIQEVRTKAAANREKYFGLSSSGITYKTGSDSSYGSGGFQSSDRYGGFKEDSYKERDRYGEELFEKDTYGNSRRGDASENQESTLKRKGSLRKGQDNISSNTSKSTTKSNDSNNYSSIPLQRSSVPSNNDDDDFDPRGLSSNKPAAGSSKQVDLFGDSLIGDLMDAPTSAPAETSAMNGNSMEVDLFADADFVSAKPQPETGASSEAKTEVDLFASQPAMSSPVPPPVDFFATSEPVVQPPAKPSNPEPTYINIVDPFAAVPLNNFDGSDVFGAFTSNSNSVPTEATQNTTSDSSLNNSGVKSSSAAATQTKKEAFQVKSGIWADSLSRGIIDLNISAPKKVSLVDVGIVGGLSDGADEMAKGPPTSFHMGRAMGTGSGLGRSGFTSSQATVEDDLFSNLGSQQYQFGGSFKK, translated from the exons ATGGATTTCATGAAGGTCATCGATCAGACAGTTCGTGAAAT AAAGAGAGAAGTAAATTTGAAGGTTTTGAAGGTTCCGGAGATCGAACAGAAG GTATTGGATGCGACAGATAATGAACCTTGGGGTCCTCATGGCACTGCATTGGCTGAAATAGCACAGGCCActaagaaatt CTCTGAGTGTCAGTTAGTGATGAATGTTCTGTGGACAAGATTGGGAGAAACTGGCAAGGACTGGCGTTATGTTTACAAG GCATTAGCTGTTATAGAATATTTGGTTTCCCATGGATCCGAACGTGCCGTAGATGACATAATAGAACATACTTTCCAGATATCA TCTTTATCAAGTTTTGAGTATGTTGAACCAAGTGGGAAGGATATGGGGATTAATGTGCGGAAGAAGGCAGAGAACATAGTGGCTCTTCTAAACAACAAAGATAAAATACAAGAAGTTAGAACTAAAGCTGCCGCAAATCGTGAAAA GTACTTTGGACTTTCATCTTCTGGAATAACATATAAGACTGGCTCAGACTCCTCTTATGGTAGTGGAGGCTTTCAGAGTAGTGATCGATATGGAGGTTTTAAGGAGGATAGTTATAAAGAAAGGGATCGATATGGAGAGGAATTGTTTGAAAAGGATACCTATGGAAATTCACGCCGAGGGGATGCAAGTGAAAATCAAGAGAGCACCTTGAAGAGGAAGGGGTCTTTGCG AAAGGGTCAAGATAATATTTCATCCaacacatcaaaatcaacaacaaaatcaaacgACTCAAATAATTACAGTTCAATTCCTTTACAAAGATCAAGCGTTCCAtcaaataatgatgatgatgattttgatccTCGTGGGCTTTCTAGTAACA AACCAGCTGCTGGAAGCTCTAAACAAGTGGATCTATTTGGAGACAGTTTGATTGGTGACCTTATGGATGCACCAACTTCTGCTCCTGCAGAAACATCTGCAATGAATGGCAATTCCATGGAGGTTGATCTTTTTGCTGATGCAGATTTTGTATCAGCAAAACCTCAGCCAGAAACAGGAGCAAGTTCTGAGGCTAAG ACTGAGGTTGATCTATTTGCTTCGCAACCTGCCATGTCATCTCCGGTTCCTCCACCAGTTGATTTTTTTGCCACCTCTGAGCCAGTTGTGCAGCCACCAGCCAAGCCTTCAAATCCAGAACCAACATATATTAACATTGTTGATCCATTTGCTGCAGTTCCACTAAATAATTTTGATGGATCTGATGTTTTCGGTGCTTTCACTTCTAACTCCAATTCAGTACCTACTGAAGCCACGCAAAATACTACAAGTGATTCCAGTCTTAACAACTCGGGTGTAAAGTCTTCATCAGCCGCAGCTACTCAAACTAAAAAGGAAGCTTTCCAAGTGAAATCTGGAATATGGGCAGATTCACTAAGTCGTGGAATAATTGATCTGAATATATCTGCTC CCAAGAAGGTTTCATTGGTTGATGTTGGTATTGTGGGTGGACTGAGTGATGGGGCAGACGAAATGGCAAAGGGCCCTCCTACTTCATTTCACATGGGAAGAGCAATGGGCACTGGGTCTGGCCTCGGTAGATCTGGGTTTACATCTTCACAGGCAACAGTGGAAGATGACTTGTTCTCAAACCTTGGCAGCCAACAATATCAATTCGGTGGCAGCttcaaaaagtaa
- the LOC123193953 gene encoding clathrin interactor EPSIN 1 isoform X1, translating into MDFMKVIDQTVREIKREVNLKVLKVPEIEQKVLDATDNEPWGPHGTALAEIAQATKKFSSECQLVMNVLWTRLGETGKDWRYVYKALAVIEYLVSHGSERAVDDIIEHTFQISSLSSFEYVEPSGKDMGINVRKKAENIVALLNNKDKIQEVRTKAAANREKYFGLSSSGITYKTGSDSSYGSGGFQSSDRYGGFKEDSYKERDRYGEELFEKDTYGNSRRGDASENQESTLKRKGSLRKGQDNISSNTSKSTTKSNDSNNYSSIPLQRSSVPSNNDDDDFDPRGLSSNKPAAGSSKQVDLFGDSLIGDLMDAPTSAPAETSAMNGNSMEVDLFADADFVSAKPQPETGASSEAKTEVDLFASQPAMSSPVPPPVDFFATSEPVVQPPAKPSNPEPTYINIVDPFAAVPLNNFDGSDVFGAFTSNSNSVPTEATQNTTSDSSLNNSGVKSSSAAATQTKKEAFQVKSGIWADSLSRGIIDLNISAPKKVSLVDVGIVGGLSDGADEMAKGPPTSFHMGRAMGTGSGLGRSGFTSSQATVEDDLFSNLGSQQYQFGGSFKK; encoded by the exons ATGGATTTCATGAAGGTCATCGATCAGACAGTTCGTGAAAT AAAGAGAGAAGTAAATTTGAAGGTTTTGAAGGTTCCGGAGATCGAACAGAAG GTATTGGATGCGACAGATAATGAACCTTGGGGTCCTCATGGCACTGCATTGGCTGAAATAGCACAGGCCActaagaaatt TAGCTCTGAGTGTCAGTTAGTGATGAATGTTCTGTGGACAAGATTGGGAGAAACTGGCAAGGACTGGCGTTATGTTTACAAG GCATTAGCTGTTATAGAATATTTGGTTTCCCATGGATCCGAACGTGCCGTAGATGACATAATAGAACATACTTTCCAGATATCA TCTTTATCAAGTTTTGAGTATGTTGAACCAAGTGGGAAGGATATGGGGATTAATGTGCGGAAGAAGGCAGAGAACATAGTGGCTCTTCTAAACAACAAAGATAAAATACAAGAAGTTAGAACTAAAGCTGCCGCAAATCGTGAAAA GTACTTTGGACTTTCATCTTCTGGAATAACATATAAGACTGGCTCAGACTCCTCTTATGGTAGTGGAGGCTTTCAGAGTAGTGATCGATATGGAGGTTTTAAGGAGGATAGTTATAAAGAAAGGGATCGATATGGAGAGGAATTGTTTGAAAAGGATACCTATGGAAATTCACGCCGAGGGGATGCAAGTGAAAATCAAGAGAGCACCTTGAAGAGGAAGGGGTCTTTGCG AAAGGGTCAAGATAATATTTCATCCaacacatcaaaatcaacaacaaaatcaaacgACTCAAATAATTACAGTTCAATTCCTTTACAAAGATCAAGCGTTCCAtcaaataatgatgatgatgattttgatccTCGTGGGCTTTCTAGTAACA AACCAGCTGCTGGAAGCTCTAAACAAGTGGATCTATTTGGAGACAGTTTGATTGGTGACCTTATGGATGCACCAACTTCTGCTCCTGCAGAAACATCTGCAATGAATGGCAATTCCATGGAGGTTGATCTTTTTGCTGATGCAGATTTTGTATCAGCAAAACCTCAGCCAGAAACAGGAGCAAGTTCTGAGGCTAAG ACTGAGGTTGATCTATTTGCTTCGCAACCTGCCATGTCATCTCCGGTTCCTCCACCAGTTGATTTTTTTGCCACCTCTGAGCCAGTTGTGCAGCCACCAGCCAAGCCTTCAAATCCAGAACCAACATATATTAACATTGTTGATCCATTTGCTGCAGTTCCACTAAATAATTTTGATGGATCTGATGTTTTCGGTGCTTTCACTTCTAACTCCAATTCAGTACCTACTGAAGCCACGCAAAATACTACAAGTGATTCCAGTCTTAACAACTCGGGTGTAAAGTCTTCATCAGCCGCAGCTACTCAAACTAAAAAGGAAGCTTTCCAAGTGAAATCTGGAATATGGGCAGATTCACTAAGTCGTGGAATAATTGATCTGAATATATCTGCTC CCAAGAAGGTTTCATTGGTTGATGTTGGTATTGTGGGTGGACTGAGTGATGGGGCAGACGAAATGGCAAAGGGCCCTCCTACTTCATTTCACATGGGAAGAGCAATGGGCACTGGGTCTGGCCTCGGTAGATCTGGGTTTACATCTTCACAGGCAACAGTGGAAGATGACTTGTTCTCAAACCTTGGCAGCCAACAATATCAATTCGGTGGCAGCttcaaaaagtaa
- the LOC123193930 gene encoding CXXC motif containing zinc binding protein → MVNYMLMILADLENLTNLEPEGGCDNPNFSYFFKVKCGRCGEMSQKETCVTLNEVVPLSKGKGTTNLVQKCKFCGREGTVTMISGRGKLLNQEDSESGKYCPMMLFDCRGYEPVDFIFGGGWKVESISGTKYEAVDLSGGDFTEYDEKGECPVMISNLQSSLM, encoded by the exons ATGGTGAACTACATGCTGATGATCCTTGCCGACCTAGAGAATCTCACAAACCTCGAGCCAGAAGGTGGCTGCGATAACCCCAATTTCTCCTACTTCTTCAAG GTGAAGTGCGGGAGGTGCGGTGAGATGAGCCAGAAAGAAACCTGTGTGACCTTGAATGAAGTTGTTCCTCTTTCTAAGGGCAAGGGAACCACTAATCTAGTTCAGAAA TGCAAGTTCTGTGGGAGGGAGGGCACTGTGACAATGATATCAGGGCGAGGTAAACTGCTGAACCAGGAAGATAGTGAGTCGGGAAAGTACTGCCCCATGATGTTATTTGACTGCAGGGGTTATGAGCCTGTGGATTTCATCTTTGGTGGTGGATGGAAAGTTGAATCT ATCTCTGGGACCAAATATGAAGCTGTTGACTTGTCAGGAGGGGACTTTACCGAGTATGATGAGAAGGGAGAATGTCCAGTTATGATATCCAACCTCCAGTCAAGTTTGATGTAG